The window CGCGATTATGAAAGACGTTATGTAAATTCGATTTGAAGGCTTCAAGGAATTCAGGAAAAGGTGTTGCGTTATTGGTTTGCTCAGGTCTGAGTGTAAGCCCTTGGCTTTGTTCTGGTTTCATTTTTTACCCCAACGAGGATGGTGGACGACGATGATGTCGTCCCATTGTATCGTTTTTCCTTCCTTCTACAAGTTTGGCGACAGCAAATACAACCAGCAGTCTTGAACGTCTCAGGAAGCATTTTTCCAGGCGGCAAGAATCAACAACAACCAACCTACAAGAAATGCAACACCGCCCAAGGGGGTAATAATACCCAGCGCCCTGGCCCCGGAAAGGACCATGACATACAACGAGCCTGAGAAGAGGAGAATCCCGATCAGGATGGCCCATCCAGCGTTGCGAGCCAAAGCAGGATCGGGCATCAAGTGACAGAGGATGCCGATGAGCAGAAGAGCGAGAGCATGAACCAGGTGATACTGAACACCTGTCTGCCAGACCACAAGCATCTCAGGGGAGACCTTGCTTTTCAGACCATGAGCGCCAAATGCGCCTAAAGCGACGCCGAGGAAAGCATTGATGCTGCCGAGAAGAACGAAAACTTTCATTGATAAACCCCCGTCAATAGTGATTCGTGAACAGCCATCAGTAAATCCTTAAAAAGGTGGTTAGTGACTCCCCAGTCTCCAGGCCCCAGCCCCTAGCCCCCGCTCCTCTTAACCGTCCAACCCCTGGCTTTAAGCATTTCAATCAAGGAATCGCGATGATCGCCCTGTATCTCAATCACGCCATCCTTGAGAGTGCCGCCAGTCCCGCATTTCTGTTTCAACTCTTTCGCAAGTTTTTTGAGTTCGCTGGTTGGCAGCGGAACACCTGTGACCAGAGTCACTCCTTTGCCTTTACGTCCCTTGGTTTCACGACCGACACGAACAACACCATCCCCGTGAGGAGGGAGTGTTGCCGATTTACGACACACACACCCAGCAATCGGTTTCTTGCACTTTGGGCAAGTACGGCCAGATTCGCAGGAATAGACGAGGCGAGAGTTGCTGTTTTTCATCTGAGGTCCAGTTGTTAGTTGTCGTTATCAGTGATTAGTGATCTCTACGATCAGGGGACAACCTTTTTTAGTCGGGGGTAATCCCTGTGGTTTGCCAGTTACAATTCACAGCCGTAAAAACAGATATCGCAAAGAGTACCAAAGCATCATAACCAGAGCAATAACCGGAAGCGCCGGGATAAAGAGTCCCGTTGTCTGCGCAAGTGTCATCGCCAGGAAAAGCGCAACAACCGAAACCGGCAGATACCCCCCTATTCGCCCCTGCCGCGCCTGTTTTTCTCCGCAGGCGCCAACCAGGTTGTCATTCACCTCATGACGAGCAGCAACTATGGCAAAGAACACAACCATAATCCAATCAGAGATACCGAAAGCAGGCAGCAAGCCAGAGGCACCTGGAAAAGCGAGTTTCACCAGGATCATGTCAACCAGTGGTGGTGGCCCAGAAGGAGCCTCATAGTATTGCTGGATGGCTTGAGAAAAGCCGGCGGTTGGACCGTAGAGCCAACTGGCAAAATCAGCCAAGGTCATCACCAGGCAGACAGGGACAATCTCCCATAGTTTATCAATATAACGCGCCATTGCGGCACCAGTCACAGTTGCGACCAGGAGCAACAGCGCAGACTGGAAAGCGTCTAGCAGGGGCTGCCATGCAGCTGTCAGGCTAAGCTGTTGAAGCAGCCACACGGACAAAAGCAGCACGATCCCCCAGAACAGATAGAACCCTCTGTTGCGATCCTCCGGATGAATCAGGAGCACTGGCAAAAGAAGTTGTGCTGCGGCGTAAAGCTGGAAAGCAAGGTAGAGACCTGACCATAAAAGGGAAGCTGTTTCAAACAGACGGCCGGTTGACCAGAAACCGATGAGAGCGCACCCCCATACCAGGTGACTGGCTATCAAGAGGAAGATCATCCTCTGGTTGGATTTGCTGAAGGTGGTGAAGGAGTGGAGCAGCATGAGCCTATTATGCCTTGGCATCGGGAAAGTGGGTACTCAAAAAAAACATAAAGCCAAAACATATTCAACGCGGAGGCACTGAGGCGCTGAGAGAAGATACAGACAGAAGAAAGAATTACAGTCATAGCCATTTATCTCTGCGTCTTTGCGCGTCTGCGTTGATAGACGCCTTAGGTCTTGCATTACTTTTGTTTTGGTTGCAACCCAAAGAAAAGGAGCGCCTCATTATTGGAGACGCTCCTTAGCTACAAAATATCAACAATCACGGTTACTTGATAGGACGACCGATGCGACCCCAGCGCGGCATGAACTTCTCCTTGTCCCAGGACCAATACTTGATAAATGCCAACCCCTTGATCGCCGAGCGGTCGACAAAACGCCAGAAGCGGCTATCGTAGGAACGATCGCGATTGTCTCCCATGACGAAATAGTTGTCTGGCGGCACAGTGACCAGTGGCATGTTGTCACGTGGGCCGGCAGTGACGTTGCCATCCTTGTAGACAGCTTCGGGTGTCAGATGCCGCTCGCCATTCACGTAAACGCTTTTGTTGCGGATCTCAACAGTGTCTCCGGGCAGGCCAACAACACGCTTGATGAAATCACGACGCTTGAAATAAGACTTGTCTTTATCTTCGGGAAACTCGAAGACAATGATGTCACCACGTTCCGGGTCGCGAATCGTAAAGATGCGGTCTTCAATAAAGGGCACCTGTAAACCGTAAGTGAACTTGCTTACCAGCAGATGGTCACCAATCAGCAACGTGTCTTCCATGGACCCAGAAGGGATTTTGAAGGCCTGAACGACGAAAGTACGAATAATCAGCGCAAGGATGGCAGCGACAATCAGTGCTTCTGTCCAATCGCGCAACTGGGACTTCTTGGGCGGCTCCTGTTCATTAACAGCCTGCTTTTTTGCAAAAAGCTTCATTACTTGTTTTCCTTGACTTTCAATATGGCCAGAAAGGCTTCCTGAGGCAGCTCAACGTTGCCGACCTGTTTCATCCTCTTCTTGCCCTCTTTCTGTTTTTCCAGGAGTTTGCGCTTACGGCTGATGTCGCCACCGTAACACTTCGCCGTAACATCCTTGCGGAGAGCCTTGACAGTTTCGCGGGCGATAACCTTGTTGCCGATAGCCGCTTGAATCGCCACTTCAAACTGCTGGCGCGGGATAAATTCTTTCATCTTCGCGACCAGGTCACGACCGCGGTATTGGGCTTTGTCGCGATGTACGATCAGTGAGAGTGCGTCGACCAGGTCACCATTGATCAGGATGTTAAGCCGAACCAGCTCACTCGGACGATAATCAAGGTGCTCATAGTCGAGGGAAGCATAACCACGTGAGAGGCTCTTGAGACGATCGAAAAAGTCCATAACGATCTCGTTGAGCGGCAGCTCGTAGATAACCATGACACGGTTCGCGGTCAGGTACTTGATTTCACGCTGCACACCACGTTTCTCCTCGCACAAAGCGAGTACGGCACCAACAAACTCGTTGGGAACATGTACGGAGGCCAGGATGAAAGGCTCTTCGATCAGGTCGATGTTCTGCACATCAGGCAGCTTGTTGGCGCTGTCGACGTTGATCGTTTCACCTTTTACCGTGGTGACCCGATAAACAACCGTCGGTGCCGTGGTGATCAAATCAACGCCAAACTCACGCTCAAGGCGCTCCTGAATGATCTCCATATGCAGGAGGCCGAGGAAACCGCAGCGAAAGCCGAAACCAAGGGCGACTGAATTCTCCGGTTCGAAGGAGAAAGAGCTGTCATTAAGGCGTAATTTCTCCATGGCGTCGCGAAGATCTTCGTAATCGCCGGAATCAATCGGGTAAAGACCGGAAAAGACCATTGGCTTGACGTCTTTAAAGCCTGGCAGAGCTTTGGCTGTCGGATTGCGTACATGAGTAATCGTGTCACCGACCTTGGCATCCGCTACGACCTTGATGCTGGCGGTAATAAAGCCGACCTCACCTGCCGTCAGTTCATCCACGGCTACCGTATGCGGAGCGAAGACACCGACTTTAAGAATCTCATGTTCAGTACGGCTCTCCATGAGACGAATCTTGTCACCCTTTTTCATGGCACCGTCAATAACACGCACCAGAACGATGACACCCTGGTAAGGGTCGTACCAAGAATCAAAGATCAGGGCTTTTAATGGTGCGTCCGGGTCGCCCTCAGGAGGCGGAATCTTTTTTACAATGGCTTCCAGAATATCCGCGACGCCAAGGCCTGTCTTGGCGCTGGCAACAACCGCATCGCTGGCATCCAGGCCAATGATCTCCTCTATCTCAGCGCGAACTTTTTCAGGTTCGGCGCTGGGAAGGTCGATTTTGTTTAGAACGGGAAAGACTTCCAAATTTTCATCGATGGCCAGGTAAACGTTTGCCAGGGTCTGCGCTTCAACTCCCT of the Deltaproteobacteria bacterium IMCC39524 genome contains:
- the lepB gene encoding signal peptidase I, with amino-acid sequence MKLFAKKQAVNEQEPPKKSQLRDWTEALIVAAILALIIRTFVVQAFKIPSGSMEDTLLIGDHLLVSKFTYGLQVPFIEDRIFTIRDPERGDIIVFEFPEDKDKSYFKRRDFIKRVVGLPGDTVEIRNKSVYVNGERHLTPEAVYKDGNVTAGPRDNMPLVTVPPDNYFVMGDNRDRSYDSRFWRFVDRSAIKGLAFIKYWSWDKEKFMPRWGRIGRPIK
- a CDS encoding translation initiation factor Sui1 is translated as MKNSNSRLVYSCESGRTCPKCKKPIAGCVCRKSATLPPHGDGVVRVGRETKGRKGKGVTLVTGVPLPTSELKKLAKELKQKCGTGGTLKDGVIEIQGDHRDSLIEMLKARGWTVKRSGG
- a CDS encoding DUF423 domain-containing protein — encoded protein: MKVFVLLGSINAFLGVALGAFGAHGLKSKVSPEMLVVWQTGVQYHLVHALALLLIGILCHLMPDPALARNAGWAILIGILLFSGSLYVMVLSGARALGIITPLGGVAFLVGWLLLILAAWKNAS
- the lepA gene encoding translation elongation factor 4; this encodes MKQSQIRNFSIIAHIDHGKSTLADRLLEMTGTLTDREKTDQFLDKMDLERERGITIKAQAVRLSYRAADGQDYILNLIDTPGHVDFTYEVSRSLSACEGALLVVDASQGVEAQTLANVYLAIDENLEVFPVLNKIDLPSAEPEKVRAEIEEIIGLDASDAVVASAKTGLGVADILEAIVKKIPPPEGDPDAPLKALIFDSWYDPYQGVIVLVRVIDGAMKKGDKIRLMESRTEHEILKVGVFAPHTVAVDELTAGEVGFITASIKVVADAKVGDTITHVRNPTAKALPGFKDVKPMVFSGLYPIDSGDYEDLRDAMEKLRLNDSSFSFEPENSVALGFGFRCGFLGLLHMEIIQERLEREFGVDLITTAPTVVYRVTTVKGETINVDSANKLPDVQNIDLIEEPFILASVHVPNEFVGAVLALCEEKRGVQREIKYLTANRVMVIYELPLNEIVMDFFDRLKSLSRGYASLDYEHLDYRPSELVRLNILINGDLVDALSLIVHRDKAQYRGRDLVAKMKEFIPRQQFEVAIQAAIGNKVIARETVKALRKDVTAKCYGGDISRKRKLLEKQKEGKKRMKQVGNVELPQEAFLAILKVKENK